The Lepeophtheirus salmonis chromosome 1, UVic_Lsal_1.4, whole genome shotgun sequence genome has a segment encoding these proteins:
- the LOC121126487 gene encoding uncharacterized protein isoform X2 yields the protein MKIPWSKFTLMTSVIILSLGVNSDKIHPGLLNNNNNSTNHNNNIPSKKITSINNINNNNNSIISNNNNNNNNNNNSRLALKGQITCNCGTTFPNLEVLERHMVAHHPENTNLLCAICSKQFPNFTKLQRHMTNHNDSPDLRKFKCSRCGKAFKFKHHLKEHERIHTGEKPFECKHCGKRFSHSGSYSSHTTSKKCLQLGRRPNGGAPPQSHHLPQTSSSQSSQQPMLFGGSPSKQNLATSWSSSLRPPFHQPHPKPLNSRDHQQSMPLSPPLTPLPTARFPPPGVMLQGPYPPPQPPHLQSFLLAAAQYNPLIGQGPRPNHLEFMENLQRYLQMRTSLAENSMTPLITTNTTTLPMSVVEEDDDKKSHEFKLMNNNTLEEEDAIIGSGGKSVMLKREEELVEDEMKEEDVDEEEDEEDETKNMHNNNTNLREDVTRSHDNNKVDVLKQQLQEQARLVMMKKFLENVNAESKRLDGTSLSEDLADGSDSSVIIPCKFDCGRKFKSDALVDLIRHQESCDSICDDQDSQDGMNAGGSAGSADERKVRVRTLISEEQLSVLKTYYTLNPRPKREELEKIAAEIGHPFKVVKVWFQNSRARDRREGKPLNQTLGPYPGDASSPQLMAGLLSRVSAALHNNNNRKCDSKTPDSTLSENTYDDQPLDLSNKGSSPSASPASQHKDEALNLSAGCGGNSAIPLFPILPQNLSTLQDIYKLREESNNEDEGGYVCTKCNKSFNKQTALAKHCSIEHSESRPYQCEYCEKAFKHKHHLCEHKRLHTGEKPFQCSQCLKRFSHSGSYSQHINHRYKSCKPLNNAPTNTNTTSTNPNSPPSLLVPPPTTTITSSSSDGSPTSSLIMENGHHHHHEGSAPLKEESGEITTTLPHSHMNNLIRFSRPVVVDDEEDNHKNPIPNMNNNEEDSQ from the exons ATGAAGATCCCTTGGAGTAAATTTACGTTAATGACTTCCGTTATCATTTTGAGTCTGG GCGTCAATTCCGATAAAATCCATCCTGGACTCCtcaacaataacaacaacagcaccaatcataataataacatcccatctaaaaaaattacatccatcaataacattaataataataataatagtattattagtaacaacaacaacaacaacaataataataacaatagcaGACTTGCCTTGAAAGGACAAATCACTTGCAACTGTGGAACCACCTTTCCAAATCTCGAAGTTCTTGAGCGGCACATGGTTGCTCATCATCCTGAAAACACTAATTTA CTGTGTGCCATTTGCTCCAAGCAATTCCCTAATTTTACCAAACTCCAAAGACACATGACCAATCACAATGATAGTCCTGATCTTAGGAAATTCAAGTGCTCTCGTTGTGGAAAAGCATTTAAATTCAAACATCACCTCAAG GAGCATGAAAGAATCCATACCGGAGAAAAACCTTTTGAGTGTAAACATTGTGGGAAAAGGTTCTCACATTCTGGGTCTTATTCCTCTCATACAACTTCCAAAAAGTGTCTG CAACTTGGACGACGACCCAATGGTGGTGCCCCACCTCAAAGCCACCATCTTCCACAAACCTCATCTTCACAGTCAAGTCAACAACCTATGCTATTCGGAGGATCTCCATCGAAACAAAATTTGGCAACTTCTTGGTCCTCTTCACTTCGACCCCCATTCCATCAACCCCATCCTAAGCCCTTAAACAGTCGAGATCACCAGCAATCCATGCCTCTTTCCCCTCCCCTTACACCACTACCAACCGCTCGATTTCCACCTCCTGGAGTAATGCTTCAGGGACCGTATCCTCCTCCTCAACCTCCCCATTTGCAAAGTTTCTTGCTCGCTGCAGCACAATATAATCCTCTAATAGGTCAAGGGCCCAGACCGAATCATCTCGAGTTTATGGAAAATCTTCAGAGATATTTACAGATGCGTACAAGTCTTGCTGAAAATAGCATGACGCCCCTTATCACCACCAATACTACTACTCTACCAATGTCTGTCGTGGAAGAGGATGACGATAAGAAATCTCAcgaatttaaattaatgaataacaaTACTTTAGAAGAAGAGGATGCAATTATTGGGAGTGGCGGAAAGTCTGTCATGCTCAAGAGAGAAGAAGAGTTGGTTGAGGATGAAATGAAGGAGGAGGATGTGGATGAAGAAGAGGATGAGGAGGATGAAACCAAAAACATGCACAACAATAATACCAACCTTCGAGAGGACGTGACACGCTCACATGACAATAACAAAGTAGATGTACTCAAACAGCAACTACAGGAACAGGCAAGACTTGTCATGATGAAAAAGTTCTTGGAAAATGTTAATGCCGAATCAAAGAGGCTAGATGGAACATCTCTCAGTGAGGATCTTGCGGATGGATCAGATTCTTCTGTTATAATTCCTTGTAAGTTTGACTGTGGTAGAAAGTTTAAATCGGATGCATTAGTGGATTTGATTCGTCATCAAGAGAGTTGTGACTCCATTTGCGATGATCAAGATAGTCAAGACGGAATGAACGCAGGAGGCTCTGCTGGTTCAGCAGATGAGAGAAAGGTGAGAGTGCGAACACTGATATCTGAGGAGCAGTTGTCCGTGTTAAAAACGTATTATACACTAAATCCCCGGCCAAAACGGGAAGAGTTGGAAAAAATAGCAGCTGAGATTGGTCATCCTTTTAAAGTAGTCAAAGTCTGGTTTCAGAACTCACGTGCTCGAGATCGTCGAGAGGGAAAGCCCTTAAATCAAACTTTGGGCCCATATCCAGGGGATGCCTCATCTCCTCAACTTATGGCAGGTCTGCTTTCTAGAGTTTCGGCTGCCCTTCATAATAACAACAATAGAAAATGCGACTCCAAGACTCCAGATTCCACACTTTCTGAAAATACGTATGATGATCAGCCCTTGGATCTCTCCAACAAAGGATCCTCTCCTTCAGCCTCTCCTGCCTCTCAACACAAGGACGAAGCTCTCAATCTGAGTGCTGGATGTGGTGGTAATTCCGCCATTCCTCTCTTTCCTATTCTACCGCAAAATCTATCTACTCTACAAGACATTTACAAGCTCAGAGAGGAGTCAAACAATGAGGATGAAGGTGGCTACGTATGCACAAAATGCAATAAATCCTTTAACAAACAAACGGCATTAGCTAAGCATTGCAGCATCGAGCATTCGG agtCGAGACCCTATCAGTGCGAGTACTGCGAAAAGGCATTTAAACATAAACATCATCTATGTGAGCACAAACGTCTCCACACGGGAGAAAAACCCTTCCAATGCTCTCAGTGTTTGAAAAGATTTTCGCATTCTGGATCCTATAGTCAGCATATAAATCACCGCTACAAGAGTTGCAAGCCCCTCAACAACGCACCCACGAATACAAATACCACCTCCACGAATCCCAACTCACCCCCGTCTCTCCTCGTACCCCCTCCAACTACAACAATCACCTCCTCCTCTTCTGATGGATCCCCTACATCTTCACTCATTATGGAGAATGGACATCACCATCATCATGAAGGATCCGCTCCTCTTAAAGAAGAGAGTGGAGAAATAACAACAACCCTTCCACACTCGCATATGAACAATCTCATTCGATTCTCAAGACCTGTGGTCGTGGATGATGAGGAGGACAACCACAAAAATCCTATTCCAAATATGAACAACAATGAGGAAGACTCTCAGTAG
- the LOC121126487 gene encoding uncharacterized protein isoform X1, which yields MKIPWSKFTLMTSVIILSLDIYEVMASLPESPNLAFAAAAAAAAAASAVHRSPGVDYYANMMSKIWGAGILSPPGESSNIPLPPINLDSLRFSPQDQVNSGVNSDKIHPGLLNNNNNSTNHNNNIPSKKITSINNINNNNNSIISNNNNNNNNNNNSRLALKGQITCNCGTTFPNLEVLERHMVAHHPENTNLLCAICSKQFPNFTKLQRHMTNHNDSPDLRKFKCSRCGKAFKFKHHLKEHERIHTGEKPFECKHCGKRFSHSGSYSSHTTSKKCLQLGRRPNGGAPPQSHHLPQTSSSQSSQQPMLFGGSPSKQNLATSWSSSLRPPFHQPHPKPLNSRDHQQSMPLSPPLTPLPTARFPPPGVMLQGPYPPPQPPHLQSFLLAAAQYNPLIGQGPRPNHLEFMENLQRYLQMRTSLAENSMTPLITTNTTTLPMSVVEEDDDKKSHEFKLMNNNTLEEEDAIIGSGGKSVMLKREEELVEDEMKEEDVDEEEDEEDETKNMHNNNTNLREDVTRSHDNNKVDVLKQQLQEQARLVMMKKFLENVNAESKRLDGTSLSEDLADGSDSSVIIPCKFDCGRKFKSDALVDLIRHQESCDSICDDQDSQDGMNAGGSAGSADERKVRVRTLISEEQLSVLKTYYTLNPRPKREELEKIAAEIGHPFKVVKVWFQNSRARDRREGKPLNQTLGPYPGDASSPQLMAGLLSRVSAALHNNNNRKCDSKTPDSTLSENTYDDQPLDLSNKGSSPSASPASQHKDEALNLSAGCGGNSAIPLFPILPQNLSTLQDIYKLREESNNEDEGGYVCTKCNKSFNKQTALAKHCSIEHSESRPYQCEYCEKAFKHKHHLCEHKRLHTGEKPFQCSQCLKRFSHSGSYSQHINHRYKSCKPLNNAPTNTNTTSTNPNSPPSLLVPPPTTTITSSSSDGSPTSSLIMENGHHHHHEGSAPLKEESGEITTTLPHSHMNNLIRFSRPVVVDDEEDNHKNPIPNMNNNEEDSQ from the exons ATGAAGATCCCTTGGAGTAAATTTACGTTAATGACTTCCGTTATCATTTTGAGTCTGG atatatatgaagTGATGGCCTCTTTACCAGAGTCACCCAATCTTGCCTTTGCAGCAGCGGCTGCCGCCGCTGCTGCTGCTTCCGCAGTACATCGAAGTCCTGGAGTAGACTACTACGCTAACATGATGAGTAAAATATGGGGAGCGGGGATTCTTTCTCCTCCTGGAGAGAGCAGCAACATCCCCCTTCCACCTATCAATTTGGATAGCCTGCGATTTTCCCCCCAAGACCAAGTCAACTCAG GCGTCAATTCCGATAAAATCCATCCTGGACTCCtcaacaataacaacaacagcaccaatcataataataacatcccatctaaaaaaattacatccatcaataacattaataataataataatagtattattagtaacaacaacaacaacaacaataataataacaatagcaGACTTGCCTTGAAAGGACAAATCACTTGCAACTGTGGAACCACCTTTCCAAATCTCGAAGTTCTTGAGCGGCACATGGTTGCTCATCATCCTGAAAACACTAATTTA CTGTGTGCCATTTGCTCCAAGCAATTCCCTAATTTTACCAAACTCCAAAGACACATGACCAATCACAATGATAGTCCTGATCTTAGGAAATTCAAGTGCTCTCGTTGTGGAAAAGCATTTAAATTCAAACATCACCTCAAG GAGCATGAAAGAATCCATACCGGAGAAAAACCTTTTGAGTGTAAACATTGTGGGAAAAGGTTCTCACATTCTGGGTCTTATTCCTCTCATACAACTTCCAAAAAGTGTCTG CAACTTGGACGACGACCCAATGGTGGTGCCCCACCTCAAAGCCACCATCTTCCACAAACCTCATCTTCACAGTCAAGTCAACAACCTATGCTATTCGGAGGATCTCCATCGAAACAAAATTTGGCAACTTCTTGGTCCTCTTCACTTCGACCCCCATTCCATCAACCCCATCCTAAGCCCTTAAACAGTCGAGATCACCAGCAATCCATGCCTCTTTCCCCTCCCCTTACACCACTACCAACCGCTCGATTTCCACCTCCTGGAGTAATGCTTCAGGGACCGTATCCTCCTCCTCAACCTCCCCATTTGCAAAGTTTCTTGCTCGCTGCAGCACAATATAATCCTCTAATAGGTCAAGGGCCCAGACCGAATCATCTCGAGTTTATGGAAAATCTTCAGAGATATTTACAGATGCGTACAAGTCTTGCTGAAAATAGCATGACGCCCCTTATCACCACCAATACTACTACTCTACCAATGTCTGTCGTGGAAGAGGATGACGATAAGAAATCTCAcgaatttaaattaatgaataacaaTACTTTAGAAGAAGAGGATGCAATTATTGGGAGTGGCGGAAAGTCTGTCATGCTCAAGAGAGAAGAAGAGTTGGTTGAGGATGAAATGAAGGAGGAGGATGTGGATGAAGAAGAGGATGAGGAGGATGAAACCAAAAACATGCACAACAATAATACCAACCTTCGAGAGGACGTGACACGCTCACATGACAATAACAAAGTAGATGTACTCAAACAGCAACTACAGGAACAGGCAAGACTTGTCATGATGAAAAAGTTCTTGGAAAATGTTAATGCCGAATCAAAGAGGCTAGATGGAACATCTCTCAGTGAGGATCTTGCGGATGGATCAGATTCTTCTGTTATAATTCCTTGTAAGTTTGACTGTGGTAGAAAGTTTAAATCGGATGCATTAGTGGATTTGATTCGTCATCAAGAGAGTTGTGACTCCATTTGCGATGATCAAGATAGTCAAGACGGAATGAACGCAGGAGGCTCTGCTGGTTCAGCAGATGAGAGAAAGGTGAGAGTGCGAACACTGATATCTGAGGAGCAGTTGTCCGTGTTAAAAACGTATTATACACTAAATCCCCGGCCAAAACGGGAAGAGTTGGAAAAAATAGCAGCTGAGATTGGTCATCCTTTTAAAGTAGTCAAAGTCTGGTTTCAGAACTCACGTGCTCGAGATCGTCGAGAGGGAAAGCCCTTAAATCAAACTTTGGGCCCATATCCAGGGGATGCCTCATCTCCTCAACTTATGGCAGGTCTGCTTTCTAGAGTTTCGGCTGCCCTTCATAATAACAACAATAGAAAATGCGACTCCAAGACTCCAGATTCCACACTTTCTGAAAATACGTATGATGATCAGCCCTTGGATCTCTCCAACAAAGGATCCTCTCCTTCAGCCTCTCCTGCCTCTCAACACAAGGACGAAGCTCTCAATCTGAGTGCTGGATGTGGTGGTAATTCCGCCATTCCTCTCTTTCCTATTCTACCGCAAAATCTATCTACTCTACAAGACATTTACAAGCTCAGAGAGGAGTCAAACAATGAGGATGAAGGTGGCTACGTATGCACAAAATGCAATAAATCCTTTAACAAACAAACGGCATTAGCTAAGCATTGCAGCATCGAGCATTCGG agtCGAGACCCTATCAGTGCGAGTACTGCGAAAAGGCATTTAAACATAAACATCATCTATGTGAGCACAAACGTCTCCACACGGGAGAAAAACCCTTCCAATGCTCTCAGTGTTTGAAAAGATTTTCGCATTCTGGATCCTATAGTCAGCATATAAATCACCGCTACAAGAGTTGCAAGCCCCTCAACAACGCACCCACGAATACAAATACCACCTCCACGAATCCCAACTCACCCCCGTCTCTCCTCGTACCCCCTCCAACTACAACAATCACCTCCTCCTCTTCTGATGGATCCCCTACATCTTCACTCATTATGGAGAATGGACATCACCATCATCATGAAGGATCCGCTCCTCTTAAAGAAGAGAGTGGAGAAATAACAACAACCCTTCCACACTCGCATATGAACAATCTCATTCGATTCTCAAGACCTGTGGTCGTGGATGATGAGGAGGACAACCACAAAAATCCTATTCCAAATATGAACAACAATGAGGAAGACTCTCAGTAG